In Candidatus Nomurabacteria bacterium, a genomic segment contains:
- a CDS encoding ThiF family adenylyltransferase: MNVELFNRNQPFITKKEQKILTKQKVCFIGCGLASQAALLIARTGIGKIVLCDGDKVELSNLNRQAFDIGDIGENKAESLMRKILSINSNIEVEQYPVFLKKSIISNVIKDSDIVVSTVDAGPLYFEIQEYINKKGIMGIFPMNIAFGSLVFVSKNGKGDFKSLFGEKLPENNSEFFYQLYNKLKQNVPSYLSPHIEILLSGFKTNSPIPQLGLTTLLTASLITEIILAGNRAEQLLLTPRFYYFDIREFVRNG; this comes from the coding sequence ATGAATGTAGAGCTTTTTAATAGAAATCAACCATTTATAACTAAAAAAGAACAAAAAATTCTCACAAAACAGAAAGTTTGTTTTATTGGATGTGGTCTTGCAAGTCAAGCCGCACTCCTTATTGCCAGGACAGGTATTGGAAAAATAGTACTTTGTGATGGAGACAAGGTCGAGTTGAGTAATCTTAACAGGCAAGCATTTGACATTGGTGATATTGGAGAAAACAAAGCAGAAAGCTTAATGAGAAAGATATTAAGCATCAATTCAAATATTGAAGTGGAGCAGTATCCGGTTTTTTTAAAAAAATCGATTATTTCAAATGTAATAAAAGATTCAGATATTGTAGTGAGCACAGTTGATGCGGGTCCTTTATATTTTGAAATTCAGGAATATATTAATAAAAAAGGCATTATGGGAATATTCCCCATGAATATTGCCTTTGGATCACTCGTATTCGTATCAAAAAATGGAAAGGGTGATTTTAAATCGTTATTTGGGGAGAAATTACCTGAAAATAATTCTGAATTTTTTTATCAACTTTACAATAAACTTAAACAAAATGTACCAAGCTATTTATCTCCTCATATTGAAATCTTATTAAGTGGATTTAAAACAAACAGTCCAATTCCACAGCTAGGATTAACGACTTTACTTACCGCATCTTTGATTACTGAGATAATACTGGCTGGGAACAGGGCTGAGCAATTATTGTTAACTCCAAGATTCTATTATTTTGATATTCGTGAATTCGTTCGAAATGGATAA
- a CDS encoding M23 family metallopeptidase gives MTWRFRLFLLMAIALTMTPLAFMTGCQELPTEGETSVISDELPDASPSAQSSPMTWPSSIQDFKLPYDGIRDACGGQIWKVVCGYGCGYHHNTNYMAAAYHSIDLVRQDAPTTHSAVLAPARGIVSFVGWRNGYGWCVEMDHRNGWKSLVAHLETDPWEFVHTYDDLRQGTFLGYAGNSGASTTPHIHFSVWRNNVTHTLDGVSLINPRLNGRYNSGNDYVAPPTGNPNPIP, from the coding sequence ATGACTTGGCGTTTCCGACTCTTCCTGCTCATGGCCATCGCGTTGACCATGACACCCCTCGCTTTCATGACCGGCTGTCAGGAGCTGCCGACGGAGGGGGAGACTTCGGTGATCTCTGATGAGTTGCCGGATGCTTCACCCTCAGCTCAGTCAAGCCCGATGACTTGGCCCTCTTCGATCCAGGATTTCAAACTCCCTTATGATGGGATCCGGGATGCATGCGGGGGTCAGATTTGGAAGGTTGTTTGCGGGTACGGATGTGGTTATCATCACAACACAAACTACATGGCCGCCGCGTACCATTCGATTGATCTTGTACGGCAGGATGCGCCGACCACTCATAGCGCAGTACTCGCTCCGGCGCGTGGCATCGTTTCGTTTGTCGGATGGAGGAATGGGTACGGTTGGTGCGTGGAGATGGATCATCGAAACGGCTGGAAGTCGCTTGTGGCCCATCTCGAAACGGATCCTTGGGAATTCGTCCATACCTATGACGACCTGCGGCAGGGGACTTTCCTGGGCTATGCAGGGAACAGCGGAGCGAGTACGACACCCCACATTCACTTCTCGGTGTGGCGGAACAACGTCACTCATACGCTCGATGGCGTATCGTTGATCAACCCGCGTCTAAATGGGCGATACAATTCCGGCAATGATTATGTTGCGCCACCGACGGGAAATCCGAACCCGATTCCTTAA
- a CDS encoding NUDIX domain-containing protein, with product MKNIFPKGVEVVAGVIIFHKGKILIARSPKWSDKWTLPGGHIDPGETIAEAAMREAEEETGLKVHPLGFVKAGELIYSKDFHRPAHFLYFDYAVEADDGNATLDKRELTEMQWCSPKEALQMDLAESFSESIQAFLEKFPQYAG from the coding sequence ATGAAAAATATTTTTCCAAAAGGGGTCGAGGTAGTAGCGGGGGTAATAATATTCCATAAAGGGAAGATTCTGATTGCACGCTCACCGAAGTGGTCAGATAAATGGACATTGCCGGGCGGCCATATTGATCCCGGAGAAACAATTGCAGAGGCGGCTATGCGAGAAGCGGAAGAAGAGACGGGCTTAAAGGTTCATCCACTTGGTTTTGTGAAAGCAGGTGAACTTATTTATTCAAAGGATTTTCACCGGCCTGCGCATTTTCTCTATTTTGATTATGCTGTTGAAGCAGATGATGGTAATGCAACACTTGATAAGCGCGAATTAACGGAAATGCAATGGTGTTCTCCAAAAGAAGCGCTCCAGATGGACTTAGCAGAAAGTTTTTCTGAATCAATCCAAGCTTTTTTAGAAAAGTTTCCGCAATACGCCGGGTAG
- a CDS encoding GNAT family N-acetyltransferase: MTIGHVVEEFKSRYIKRQLDHNFIVLETQNNNQLNLSYRLRYEVYCLECKYLDVNNYPNRSEKDEYDDCSIHFIAINKKTKNVVGTIRLIKRTNRNLPIEHDFGISLNGSISSKKVVEISRLAVDKKFRKSSLKHPSIMLGLLKACYRYAEENGIAMFVAAIDQNVYNMLKKFRFSFNLLGEPKHYMGSISVPVLIDIEKESQWLKIVNPGLWTFLSSN, translated from the coding sequence ATGACAATAGGACATGTAGTTGAAGAATTTAAAAGTCGGTATATTAAAAGACAACTAGATCATAATTTTATTGTTTTAGAGACTCAAAATAACAACCAACTAAATTTATCATATAGATTAAGATACGAAGTATATTGTCTAGAATGTAAATATTTAGACGTGAATAATTATCCCAATAGGTCTGAAAAGGATGAGTATGATGATTGTTCAATACATTTCATCGCAATAAATAAAAAGACAAAAAATGTTGTTGGCACAATTCGACTTATTAAACGCACTAATAGGAATTTGCCAATAGAGCATGATTTTGGAATTTCTCTGAATGGATCAATTAGTTCTAAAAAAGTTGTGGAGATTTCTAGACTAGCGGTTGATAAAAAATTTAGGAAGTCGAGTTTAAAGCATCCAAGTATTATGTTAGGTTTATTAAAAGCATGCTATAGATACGCCGAAGAAAATGGAATTGCAATGTTTGTAGCGGCAATAGATCAAAATGTATATAATATGTTAAAAAAGTTTCGTTTTTCATTTAATTTATTAGGGGAACCAAAACATTATATGGGTTCAATCTCAGTACCCGTGTTAATTGATATCGAAAAAGAATCGCAGTGGTTAAAAATAGTAAATCCTGGACTATGGACATTTCTTTCAAGCAATTAG
- a CDS encoding DUF2431 domain-containing protein, producing the protein MAKWLVNEEMEGKQVLEMGCGSGYISIIAARKGAKVIASDISPIAVDAAKINTIINKIKNVECYCSDLFSNLEGKFDLILFNAPFFHGEPTSLLDNNWMSKDGEVVSKFFKDAREYINPMGKVVITSSTLVNQDALKILIKESGFNIENVKTKNIIIEKFFLYECRAF; encoded by the coding sequence ATGGCTAAGTGGCTAGTAAACGAAGAGATGGAAGGTAAACAGGTTTTAGAGATGGGTTGTGGAAGTGGATACATTTCGATTATTGCCGCACGAAAAGGGGCAAAAGTAATTGCAAGCGACATCAGCCCTATCGCGGTTGATGCCGCAAAAATCAATACCATAATAAATAAGATAAAAAATGTCGAATGTTATTGCTCGGACTTATTTTCTAACTTAGAAGGAAAGTTTGATTTAATTCTCTTCAACGCACCTTTTTTTCATGGAGAACCCACTTCTTTATTAGATAACAATTGGATGAGTAAGGATGGGGAGGTGGTCAGTAAATTTTTTAAAGACGCAAGAGAATATATTAATCCAATGGGGAAGGTAGTTATTACTAGTTCGACTCTAGTTAATCAAGATGCTCTGAAAATATTAATTAAAGAAAGCGGATTTAATATTGAAAACGTGAAAACAAAAAATATTATTATTGAAAAATTTTTCTTGTATGAATGTAGAGCTTTTTAA
- a CDS encoding response regulator yields the protein MKQVRGKQPKRILLVEDEPLLATMYMLALQQRVKAEVYGAKTREEAERIIERVKPDLVLLDLMIPSITIQDTEQDFHHPVGLQFLAQIRKSPKTRSIKVMILSNLDADEQRKRAIDLGAEDYLLKASLQPHAIVEKVKHSLGIK from the coding sequence ATGAAACAGGTAAGGGGGAAACAACCAAAACGCATCCTACTTGTCGAGGACGAGCCGCTCTTAGCAACGATGTATATGTTGGCGTTGCAGCAACGAGTAAAGGCTGAGGTGTACGGGGCTAAGACACGCGAAGAAGCGGAGCGCATTATTGAGCGTGTGAAGCCGGATTTAGTGCTGCTTGATCTCATGATTCCCTCGATTACCATCCAAGACACGGAGCAGGATTTTCATCATCCAGTAGGGCTGCAATTCTTAGCCCAAATTCGGAAGAGTCCAAAGACGCGTTCAATCAAGGTAATGATTCTCTCCAACCTTGATGCGGATGAGCAACGCAAGCGGGCCATTGATTTAGGTGCCGAGGATTACCTATTAAAAGCCAGTCTGCAGCCGCACGCGATTGTGGAAAAGGTAAAGCATAGTTTAGGGATAAAATAA
- a CDS encoding HAD-IC family P-type ATPase, whose product MTGGQTWHKYSTKDTIQKLRGSRQGLRSKQAQQRLKQYGPNVLPAAAGRTALQIWGRQFASPLMLLLIAAAGVSFALRDTIDAQVILAAVVLNVVVGFIQEYRAERTLESLRKVVTFDALVLRDGVERSVAAQDIVPGDVLVVRAGMRVVADARLLEVNDLQVNEASLTGESTPVEKIHSALDGHLGLGDQHNMLFNGTTVIAGSGQAIVVATGTSTEFGQIAQTVQNVKEDATPWQQRLQRFSRFITLVVLGVAAAIFILGAFTGRSLPEMFAVSVAIAVAAIPEGLAIGVTVVLVIGMRRILQQQALTRQLVAVETLGAISVLCFDKTGTVTEGNMAVVRVVTENHDLHASSDELHAHSKDVASTKSTVRLFKIALLCNDAHIENEDKALEHRLVTGNPTERALVNAAHALGLTRHALESDAPRVASIPFSSNRKFMLTVHHDAQGDVAYAKGAPEVILQATHAIDLDGKEVKIHNDRRRELLQRAETLSREGLRVLAFAYARLPDHKNDEPSALPQLTFVGFAGLKDPLRAEAKTAVQALQHAGIHAAMITGDHKFTAQAIAKELGLPIAAKHILTGQDLERLSDADLQKKIRGIHVYARVSAKDKIRIVKAWKALGEVVAMTGDGINDAAALKAADVGIGLGSGTEVAKEAAKVILLNDNIQTIESAVEQGRIIFENIKKVTLYLLSDAFSAVILVALSLLGGLPLALSAAQILWINLVTDGLPNMALTIEPKERNVMAEKPRPRSEPLLDQTGKIFVASISAVTGVLSFILFFIVLRESGNEILARSVAYAALGTTTLLYAFSLRHIRQGLFSGNPFQNRWLNLAVGVGLILQIGVLYWAPLQHFLGTTAIDWTHWKLIFVMNITVLLFIEALKLFVHSGKKKAAA is encoded by the coding sequence ATGACAGGGGGGCAAACCTGGCACAAATACAGCACAAAAGACACAATACAAAAACTGCGGGGGAGCCGACAGGGTCTTCGTTCTAAGCAAGCGCAGCAACGGCTCAAGCAGTACGGACCAAATGTGTTACCCGCGGCAGCTGGACGTACCGCGCTGCAAATTTGGGGTAGGCAATTTGCCAGTCCATTGATGTTGTTATTGATCGCGGCAGCTGGAGTGAGCTTTGCCCTGCGCGATACCATCGATGCACAAGTAATTCTCGCCGCAGTTGTTTTAAATGTGGTGGTAGGATTTATCCAGGAGTATCGAGCCGAACGTACTTTGGAATCTTTGCGCAAGGTGGTTACTTTTGATGCGCTGGTGTTGCGCGATGGAGTAGAGCGGAGCGTGGCGGCGCAGGATATTGTGCCCGGTGATGTTTTGGTAGTGCGGGCCGGGATGCGAGTGGTGGCTGATGCGCGTCTTCTCGAAGTAAATGATTTGCAGGTAAATGAAGCAAGTCTCACCGGTGAAAGCACGCCAGTAGAGAAAATACATAGTGCCCTCGACGGACATTTGGGTTTAGGCGACCAGCACAACATGCTTTTTAACGGAACAACGGTTATTGCCGGTTCAGGTCAGGCAATAGTCGTAGCGACCGGCACCTCGACCGAGTTCGGTCAAATTGCTCAAACCGTGCAGAATGTAAAAGAGGATGCGACACCCTGGCAGCAGCGTTTGCAACGATTTAGCCGTTTTATTACCCTGGTCGTCCTGGGCGTTGCGGCAGCAATTTTCATATTAGGTGCTTTTACTGGCCGTTCCTTGCCTGAAATGTTTGCTGTGTCGGTAGCCATCGCTGTTGCCGCAATTCCGGAGGGTTTGGCTATTGGGGTAACTGTGGTGCTGGTGATTGGCATGCGACGTATTTTGCAGCAGCAAGCGCTGACTCGACAGCTGGTCGCCGTGGAAACGCTCGGTGCAATCAGTGTGCTGTGCTTTGATAAGACAGGCACGGTGACTGAAGGCAACATGGCTGTAGTGCGCGTGGTAACCGAAAACCATGATCTGCACGCCTCCTCCGACGAGCTGCACGCGCATAGTAAAGATGTGGCTTCAACCAAGAGCACTGTCCGACTTTTCAAAATCGCTCTGCTCTGCAATGACGCGCATATTGAAAATGAAGATAAAGCGCTGGAGCATCGCCTGGTCACGGGTAATCCCACTGAGCGCGCGCTCGTAAATGCAGCCCACGCTCTAGGATTGACTCGACATGCCCTCGAATCTGACGCGCCTCGAGTCGCCAGCATACCCTTTAGCTCAAATCGTAAATTCATGCTAACCGTGCATCATGATGCGCAAGGCGATGTGGCCTATGCAAAAGGCGCGCCAGAGGTAATTTTACAGGCCACGCATGCTATAGATTTGGATGGGAAGGAAGTAAAGATACACAATGATCGTCGTCGTGAGCTTCTCCAACGCGCTGAGACTTTGAGTCGCGAAGGCCTCCGCGTCCTCGCTTTTGCCTATGCACGCTTGCCTGATCATAAGAATGACGAGCCAAGTGCGCTGCCGCAACTCACCTTTGTCGGATTTGCCGGCTTAAAAGATCCACTCCGCGCTGAGGCAAAAACAGCTGTGCAGGCGCTCCAACACGCTGGCATTCACGCTGCCATGATTACCGGTGATCACAAATTTACTGCTCAGGCAATTGCGAAAGAGTTAGGCTTACCCATTGCGGCAAAACACATCCTAACTGGCCAGGACCTAGAGCGACTCAGCGATGCGGACCTGCAAAAGAAAATTCGCGGCATCCATGTGTACGCTCGCGTGTCGGCAAAAGACAAGATACGCATTGTAAAAGCCTGGAAAGCCTTAGGCGAGGTGGTGGCTATGACCGGCGATGGTATCAACGACGCCGCAGCCTTGAAAGCAGCTGACGTTGGCATTGGTTTAGGGTCAGGTACTGAGGTAGCCAAAGAAGCTGCTAAGGTAATTCTGCTCAACGATAATATTCAAACGATTGAGTCAGCAGTGGAGCAGGGGAGGATAATTTTTGAAAATATTAAAAAGGTGACGCTGTATTTACTTTCCGATGCCTTTTCCGCAGTTATTTTAGTCGCACTCAGTTTACTTGGCGGTTTACCACTGGCGCTTTCAGCTGCGCAGATACTCTGGATAAACCTTGTTACCGACGGCCTGCCAAACATGGCCCTGACTATTGAGCCAAAGGAGCGTAATGTGATGGCAGAAAAACCGCGTCCACGCAGCGAGCCACTGCTTGATCAGACCGGTAAAATCTTTGTCGCCAGTATCAGTGCAGTTACGGGCGTGTTGTCTTTCATACTCTTCTTCATTGTGTTGCGGGAAAGTGGCAATGAAATTCTGGCTCGCTCGGTTGCCTATGCCGCCTTAGGCACTACGACTTTGCTATACGCCTTTAGCCTGCGTCATATCCGACAAGGCTTATTTAGTGGTAATCCATTTCAGAATCGTTGGCTCAATCTCGCGGTCGGTGTTGGACTCATTCTCCAAATCGGCGTGTTGTATTGGGCTCCTTTGCAGCATTTCCTTGGCACAACTGCGATTGACTGGACGCATTGGAAGTTAATTTTTGTTATGAATATCACGGTCTTGCTCTTTATTGAAGCGTTGAAGCTTTTTGTCCACAGTGGAAAGAAAAAGGCAGCTGCGTAG
- the asnS gene encoding asparagine--tRNA ligase, with the protein MPTLRISDIAERTGEEITLKGWVANLRSSGSILFVQFRDGSGLLQAIVSKDAVGEELFQQAKTLTIESSLSLTGVVQQDDRAPGGYEMQVSALHIVQVGQEYPIGKKEHGVDFLMDHRHLWLRSPRQTAILRIRDEIIWQLRKWMKENGFVLTDTPILTPTSCEGTTTLFETDYFGEPAYLAQSGQLYLEATTAAFGRAYDFGPTFRAEKSKTRRHLTEFWMLDAEAAFVDFAGNMEIQEQMISAVVQNVLRERQSDFALLERDTSFLEKVKAPFPRLRYDDAVKKLQELGNPIKVGDDIGADEEMLLTKEYDTPFFLTHFPAAIKGFYFQPEEGNPERVLGSDLLAPEGYGEIIGGAQRIHDLALLEQKMKEYKLPVKDYQWYLDLRRYGSFPHSGFGLGLERVVAWMCGLDHVRESIPFPRLLTRLRP; encoded by the coding sequence ATGCCGACACTTCGGATATCGGATATTGCTGAGCGTACCGGAGAGGAAATCACGCTCAAGGGTTGGGTAGCGAACCTGCGTTCCTCAGGTTCCATACTTTTTGTGCAGTTTCGTGACGGAAGCGGCTTATTGCAGGCAATAGTGAGCAAAGACGCAGTTGGCGAGGAGCTTTTTCAGCAGGCAAAAACACTTACCATAGAGTCGTCCCTTAGCTTAACCGGCGTCGTGCAGCAGGATGATCGCGCTCCGGGCGGCTATGAAATGCAGGTAAGTGCCTTGCACATCGTGCAGGTAGGTCAGGAATACCCCATAGGTAAAAAGGAGCACGGCGTTGATTTCCTCATGGATCATCGCCATTTGTGGCTGCGTTCACCGCGTCAGACTGCGATTTTGCGTATTCGCGACGAGATTATTTGGCAGTTGCGCAAATGGATGAAGGAAAACGGTTTTGTGTTAACTGATACGCCGATTCTCACTCCAACCTCTTGCGAAGGAACTACTACGCTTTTTGAAACTGATTACTTTGGCGAACCAGCGTATCTCGCACAGTCAGGTCAACTCTATTTAGAGGCAACCACTGCGGCCTTTGGGCGCGCCTATGACTTTGGACCGACCTTCCGGGCAGAAAAATCCAAAACCCGTCGCCATTTAACCGAATTCTGGATGCTCGATGCTGAAGCGGCTTTTGTGGACTTTGCCGGCAACATGGAAATTCAAGAGCAAATGATTTCGGCGGTCGTGCAAAATGTGTTACGGGAGCGTCAAAGTGATTTTGCCTTACTTGAACGCGATACCAGCTTCCTCGAAAAAGTAAAAGCGCCATTTCCACGACTCCGTTACGACGATGCCGTGAAAAAACTTCAGGAATTAGGAAATCCCATTAAAGTTGGTGACGATATTGGGGCTGACGAGGAAATGCTTTTAACTAAGGAGTACGACACACCTTTCTTCCTCACGCATTTCCCCGCAGCGATTAAGGGATTTTATTTCCAGCCTGAGGAGGGGAACCCAGAGCGCGTCTTGGGCAGTGATTTACTCGCTCCTGAGGGTTATGGAGAGATTATTGGCGGCGCCCAGCGTATTCATGATCTCGCTTTACTCGAACAAAAAATGAAGGAATATAAGTTGCCGGTCAAAGACTACCAATGGTATCTCGACCTGCGTCGCTATGGTTCTTTCCCACATTCCGGTTTTGGACTCGGCTTGGAGCGAGTTGTGGCCTGGATGTGTGGATTGGATCACGTGCGAGAGAGTATTCCTTTTCCTCGACTCTTAACCAGACTACGCCCATGA